The nucleotide window GATCGGTTCGGAAAAGGGCAGGCCGAGTTCGATCAGGTCCGCGCCGCCGCGGTCGAGGGCTTCGACGTACGCTTTGGTGTCCTCGAGCGATGGATCGCCCGCGGTGAGATAGGTGATGAGCGCGGGGTGGTGCTCGCGGATGGCCGCTTCGATGTCGCTCACTGGCCAAACACCTCCACGTCCGGAGCCGCCTCGAGATCACGGTTCTCGGTCTCCTCGAGCACCGTTTCTAAGTCCTTGTCGCCGCGGCCGGAGACGTTGACGACGACGAGGTCGCCGAGTTCTTCGTGTTGCTCCTCGAGATAGCCGAGTGCGTGACTCGACTCGAGGGCGGGGATGATCCCCTCGAGATTCGAGAGGCGGTGGAAGCCGTTGAGCGCGGCCTCGTCGTCGACGCTTGCGGGCGTCACGCGCCCGATGTCGACGAGATGGGAGAGTTCGGGGCCGACGCCGGCGTAATCGAGGCCGGCGCTGACGCTGTGGGATTCCATAATCTGGCCGTCCTCGCTCTGGAGGAGTTTGGTCATCGCGCCGTGGAGCACGCCGTCGGTCCCCGTCGAGAGCGTCGCGGAGTTCGGTGCCAGCGCGTTTTCCTCGTCGATCTCGAGACTCGAGCCGCCGGCCTCGACGGCGTAGAGGTCGACCTCGTCGTCGGGGACGAAGGCATGAAACGTCCCCATCGTGTTCGAGCCGCCGCCAGCGCAGGCGACGACGCTGTCGGGGAGTCGTCCCGCCCGCTCTCGAATCTGCTCGCGAGCTTCCTGTCCGATAACGGCCTGAAAGTCCCGCACCAGTTTCGGGAACGGATGTGGACCGACGACG belongs to Natronorubrum aibiense and includes:
- the trpB gene encoding tryptophan synthase subunit beta, with the translated sequence MSTSDHDHRRDRDSEATFGEYGGQYVPEALMPAVQELEDAYERYVLENEDGFMDEFRERMRDFGGRPTPLQRAERLSERYDREIYLKREDLVHGGAHKLNNALGQVLLAKYMGKERIIAETGAGQHGTATAMAAAHLDMPCEIYMGRTDINRQRPNVYRMRMNGTEVNPVTAGSGTLKEAINETMRDWATTVETTHYVIGSVVGPHPFPKLVRDFQAVIGQEAREQIRERAGRLPDSVVACAGGGSNTMGTFHAFVPDDEVDLYAVEAGGSSLEIDEENALAPNSATLSTGTDGVLHGAMTKLLQSEDGQIMESHSVSAGLDYAGVGPELSHLVDIGRVTPASVDDEAALNGFHRLSNLEGIIPALESSHALGYLEEQHEELGDLVVVNVSGRGDKDLETVLEETENRDLEAAPDVEVFGQ